A part of Nocardioides sp. WS12 genomic DNA contains:
- the sucD gene encoding succinate--CoA ligase subunit alpha: protein MSIYLNKDSKIIVQGITGGMGAKHTALMMDSGATIVGGVNARKAGTSVTHKDANGADVELPVFGTVAEAMKETGANVSVLFVPPAFTKDAAIEAIDAEMPLIVVITEGVPVQDSAEVWSYLQGKSTRMIGPNCPGIITPGESLAGITPHTIAGKGPVGLVSKSGTLTYQMMYELRDFGFSTAIGIGGDPIVGTTHIDALQAFEEDPETKVIVMIGEIGGDAEERAALYIKDNITKPVVGYVAGFTAPEGKTMGHAGAIVSGSAGTAAAKQEALEAVGVKVGKTPSATAALAREILQAL from the coding sequence ATGAGCATTTACCTGAACAAGGACAGCAAGATCATCGTCCAGGGCATCACCGGTGGCATGGGTGCCAAGCACACCGCCCTGATGATGGACTCCGGCGCGACGATCGTCGGTGGCGTCAACGCCCGCAAGGCCGGCACCTCGGTCACCCACAAGGACGCCAACGGCGCCGACGTGGAGCTCCCGGTGTTCGGCACCGTGGCGGAAGCGATGAAGGAGACCGGCGCCAACGTGTCGGTCCTGTTCGTCCCGCCGGCCTTCACCAAGGACGCGGCCATCGAGGCGATTGACGCCGAGATGCCGCTGATCGTGGTCATCACCGAGGGCGTGCCGGTCCAGGACTCCGCCGAGGTGTGGTCCTACCTGCAGGGCAAGTCCACCCGGATGATCGGTCCGAACTGCCCGGGCATCATCACGCCCGGTGAGTCGCTGGCCGGCATCACGCCGCACACCATCGCGGGCAAGGGCCCGGTCGGTCTCGTGTCGAAGTCGGGCACGCTGACCTACCAGATGATGTACGAGCTGCGTGACTTCGGCTTCTCGACCGCCATCGGCATCGGCGGCGACCCGATCGTCGGCACCACGCACATCGACGCTCTCCAGGCCTTCGAGGAGGACCCGGAGACCAAGGTGATCGTCATGATCGGCGAGATCGGCGGCGACGCCGAAGAGCGTGCGGCGCTGTACATCAAGGACAACATCACCAAGCCGGTCGTCGGTTACGTCGCGGGCTTCACCGCCCCCGAGGGCAAGACGATGGGCCACGCCGGCGCCATCGTTTCCGGCTCGGCCGGTACCGCGGCTGCCAAGCAGGAGGCCCTCGAGGCCGTCGGCGTCAAGGTCGGCAAGACGCCGTCCGCGACCGCTGCCCTGGCGCGGGAGATCCTTCAGGCTCTCTGA
- the sucC gene encoding ADP-forming succinate--CoA ligase subunit beta, which yields MDLMEYQAKELFAKHGVTTTLGVVVETPEAAKAAAEELGGVTVVKAQVKAGGRGKAGGVKIAKTPDEAFQYATDILNLTIKDLPVNRVLITPATPPEEEYYFSFLLDRSNRQYLCIASVEGGVEIEEVAKTNPDAVKKIAIDPGKGVDAVKAREIATEAGFPEPVFEQAVVMIENLYKVFVEEDATLVEVNPLARLAGDKLEALDGKVSLDENASEVRHPDHEHFEISDEADPLEAKAKALGLNYVKLDGAVGIIGNGAGLVMSTLDVVAYAGENHGGVKPANFLDIGGGANAEVMANGLDVILNDAQVKSVFVNVFGGITACDEVAKGIVGALELLGDAATKPLVVRLDGNNVELGRQILADANHPLVTVVDTMDGAADKAAELANA from the coding sequence GTGGACCTGATGGAATATCAGGCGAAGGAGCTCTTCGCCAAGCACGGTGTGACGACGACCCTCGGTGTGGTCGTCGAGACCCCCGAGGCAGCGAAGGCCGCCGCCGAAGAATTGGGCGGCGTGACCGTCGTCAAGGCGCAGGTCAAGGCCGGCGGCCGCGGCAAGGCTGGTGGCGTCAAGATCGCCAAGACGCCCGACGAGGCGTTCCAGTACGCGACCGACATCTTGAACCTCACGATCAAGGATCTCCCGGTCAACCGGGTCCTGATCACGCCGGCCACCCCGCCGGAGGAGGAGTACTACTTCTCCTTCCTGCTGGACCGGTCGAACCGCCAGTACCTCTGCATCGCGTCCGTCGAGGGTGGTGTCGAGATCGAAGAGGTCGCGAAGACCAACCCCGACGCCGTGAAGAAGATCGCCATCGACCCCGGCAAGGGCGTCGACGCAGTCAAGGCCCGCGAGATCGCGACCGAGGCCGGCTTCCCGGAGCCCGTCTTCGAGCAGGCCGTCGTGATGATCGAGAACCTCTACAAGGTCTTCGTCGAGGAAGACGCCACGCTCGTCGAGGTGAACCCGCTCGCGCGGCTCGCCGGTGACAAGCTGGAAGCCCTCGACGGCAAGGTCTCGCTCGACGAGAACGCCTCCGAGGTCCGCCACCCGGACCACGAGCACTTCGAGATCAGCGACGAGGCCGACCCGCTCGAGGCGAAGGCCAAGGCGCTCGGCCTCAACTACGTCAAGCTCGACGGTGCCGTGGGCATCATCGGCAACGGCGCGGGCCTGGTCATGTCGACCCTCGACGTCGTCGCGTACGCCGGCGAGAACCACGGCGGCGTCAAGCCGGCCAACTTCCTGGACATCGGCGGCGGTGCGAACGCCGAGGTGATGGCCAACGGCCTCGACGTGATCCTCAACGACGCCCAGGTGAAGTCGGTCTTCGTGAACGTCTTCGGTGGCATCACCGCGTGTGACGAGGTCGCCAAGGGCATCGTTGGTGCCCTCGAGCTCCTCGGTGACGCAGCGACCAAGCCGCTGGTCGTCCGCCTCGACGGCAACAACGTCGAGCTGGGTCGTCAGATCCTGGCCGACGCCAACCACCCGTTGGTGACCGTTGTCGACACGATGGACGGAGCGGCCGACAAGGCCGCCGAGCTCGCGAACGCCTGA
- a CDS encoding M23 family metallopeptidase, with translation MGNHRADPRAARRRSTSRAETTEKYVGKRMAGRVAEPPAATLDVPPAAPIILAAVAAPAPAPVPVPVLAPTPVPALTLVEAVGSPAYLPDRAPTVELPALRDIALFDPLTDSSATTLRAIQPTGKRRAVKHAGSRGPLFRGLPTLPVAVGVATLAIAIGGAVVSTEPELASATDHLTASNAMTGSFGNGTVGGRSQSVSRDSDRDTLAQAAGTDLVAEAERHAEERNSALGELAQAAEKEAAEIALNKWVLPLDNYRLTATYGEYGLWSSYHTGLDFAAPGGTPIRAVTNGVITSAGSDGAYGNKTVLTLEDGTELWFCHQSSFAVSTGDTVRSGEIIGYVGSTGHVTGPHLHLEVRPGGGDPVDPDAALRVHGVTP, from the coding sequence ATGGGTAACCACCGAGCGGATCCCCGCGCAGCGCGCCGCCGCTCGACCTCCCGCGCCGAGACCACCGAGAAGTACGTCGGTAAGCGCATGGCTGGTCGAGTCGCCGAGCCCCCCGCCGCGACGCTCGACGTTCCCCCTGCTGCACCGATCATCCTGGCCGCGGTTGCTGCTCCCGCCCCTGCTCCTGTTCCTGTTCCGGTGCTGGCCCCGACGCCGGTCCCCGCCCTGACCCTGGTCGAGGCCGTGGGATCGCCGGCCTACCTGCCCGACCGCGCCCCCACCGTGGAACTGCCCGCGCTCCGCGACATCGCGCTGTTCGACCCGCTGACCGACTCGTCAGCCACCACGCTGCGGGCCATCCAGCCCACCGGCAAGCGCCGCGCCGTCAAGCACGCCGGCTCACGCGGACCGCTGTTCCGCGGCCTGCCCACGCTGCCCGTCGCCGTCGGCGTGGCCACCCTCGCCATTGCCATCGGTGGTGCCGTCGTCTCGACCGAGCCCGAGCTCGCGTCGGCGACCGACCACCTCACCGCCTCGAACGCCATGACCGGATCCTTCGGCAACGGCACCGTCGGCGGACGCTCGCAGAGCGTCAGCCGCGACTCGGACCGCGACACCCTCGCCCAGGCCGCCGGCACCGACCTCGTCGCCGAGGCCGAGCGCCACGCCGAGGAGCGCAACAGCGCGCTCGGCGAGCTCGCCCAAGCTGCCGAGAAGGAAGCCGCCGAGATCGCCCTCAACAAGTGGGTGCTCCCGCTCGACAACTACCGCCTCACGGCGACGTACGGCGAGTACGGCCTCTGGTCGAGCTACCACACCGGCCTCGACTTCGCCGCTCCCGGCGGCACCCCGATCCGCGCCGTCACCAACGGTGTGATCACCTCCGCCGGCTCCGACGGCGCCTACGGCAACAAGACCGTCCTCACCCTCGAGGACGGCACCGAACTGTGGTTCTGCCACCAGTCGTCCTTCGCCGTCTCCACCGGTGACACCGTCCGCAGCGGCGAGATCATCGGCTACGTCGGCAGCACCGGTCACGTCACCGGCCCGCACCTGCACCTCGAGGTCCGCCCCGGTGGCGGTGACCCGGTCGACCCCGACGCGGCCCTCCGCGTCCACGGCGTCACGCCGTAG
- the pcrA gene encoding DNA helicase PcrA, whose protein sequence is MSTTPPALTADLLLEGLNDPQQQAVQHEGAPLLVVAGAGSGKTRVLTRRIAWLIAVRKAHPGSILAITFTNKAAAEMKERVSDLVGNRARIMWVSTFHSSCVRILRKEVEHLGYDRLKSNFSIYDTQDQKRLITLVLNDLEIDPRRYQPGPVLHWISNHKNELRDPDDVAAAATNSSDETYAAAYKQYQRRLREQNAFDFDDLIMETVRLFQLKPEVRETYRRRFRHVLVDEYQDTNHAQYSLIQQLCGQQFEETDPDTLDGVPADRVPPAELMVVGDADQSIYAFRGADIRNIMDFEQDFPDARTVLLEQNYRSTQTILSAANAVIERNESRKPKRLWSDAGDGEKIVGYVADDQHDEARFVSGEIDKLTDGGLRPSDVAVFYRTNAQSRVFEEIFIRTGQPYKVVGGTRFYDRKEIRDALAYLRMLVNPDDAISVRRILNTPRRGIGDRAVLAITMFADRERISFWEALQRADEAPGLATRSQTQIEAFVTMVNDLQQMVAARERPDVILETVLDRSGYLASLEASDDMQDEGRLETLGELVAVAREFAEDPVAGPSADPADVDAGIVEPGLGDFLERVALVADADQIPDAPEDDPDAPEDKGVVTLMTLHTAKGLEFPVVFLTGLEDGVFPHSRSLGDRPELEEERRLAYVGITRARQRLYVSRAVVRSAFGAPAHNPASRFLAELPIDLVDWRRTEAQQTQWSRPTYASSGREYAGAGYSSSSTPLGQPTAAGRRNFSSAAARADAAAKSRPARAIPVLAPGDKVTHDSFGLGTVVSVEGAGDKSVASIDFGSDGVKRLLLRYAPVDKL, encoded by the coding sequence ATGAGTACGACGCCCCCGGCCCTTACCGCAGACCTTCTCCTCGAGGGCCTCAACGACCCGCAACAACAGGCCGTTCAGCACGAGGGCGCACCGTTGCTGGTCGTCGCCGGCGCTGGCTCGGGCAAGACGCGGGTGCTCACCCGCCGGATCGCATGGCTGATCGCCGTGCGCAAGGCGCACCCCGGGTCGATCCTCGCGATCACGTTCACCAACAAGGCTGCGGCCGAGATGAAGGAGCGGGTCAGCGACCTCGTCGGCAACCGCGCGCGGATCATGTGGGTCAGCACCTTCCACTCGTCCTGCGTGCGGATCCTGCGCAAGGAGGTCGAGCACCTCGGCTACGACCGGCTCAAGTCGAACTTCTCGATCTACGACACCCAGGACCAGAAGCGCCTGATCACCCTGGTCCTCAACGACCTCGAGATCGACCCGCGCCGCTATCAGCCGGGTCCGGTGCTGCACTGGATCAGCAACCACAAGAACGAACTGCGCGACCCGGACGACGTCGCCGCGGCGGCGACCAACTCCAGCGACGAGACCTATGCGGCGGCGTACAAGCAGTACCAGCGGCGGCTTCGTGAGCAGAACGCCTTCGACTTCGATGACCTGATCATGGAAACCGTCCGCCTCTTCCAGCTCAAGCCCGAGGTGCGCGAGACGTACCGGCGCCGGTTCCGGCACGTGCTCGTCGACGAGTACCAGGACACCAACCACGCGCAGTACTCCCTCATCCAGCAGCTCTGTGGCCAGCAGTTCGAGGAGACGGACCCCGACACCCTCGACGGCGTTCCGGCCGATCGGGTGCCGCCGGCCGAGCTGATGGTCGTCGGTGACGCCGACCAGTCGATCTACGCCTTCCGGGGCGCTGACATCCGCAACATCATGGACTTCGAGCAGGACTTCCCCGACGCGCGCACGGTGCTGCTCGAGCAGAACTACCGCTCCACCCAGACCATCCTCAGCGCCGCCAACGCGGTCATCGAACGCAACGAGAGCCGCAAGCCGAAACGTCTGTGGTCCGACGCGGGCGACGGCGAGAAGATCGTCGGGTACGTCGCCGACGACCAGCACGACGAGGCCCGCTTCGTGTCCGGCGAGATCGACAAGCTCACCGATGGCGGCCTGCGCCCCTCGGACGTCGCTGTGTTCTACCGGACCAACGCACAGTCGCGGGTGTTCGAGGAGATCTTCATCCGCACTGGCCAGCCGTACAAGGTCGTCGGCGGTACGCGCTTCTACGACCGCAAGGAGATCCGCGATGCCCTCGCGTACCTGCGGATGCTGGTCAACCCCGACGACGCGATCTCCGTACGACGCATCCTGAACACGCCGCGGCGGGGGATCGGTGACCGGGCGGTGCTTGCGATCACGATGTTCGCCGACCGTGAGCGGATCAGCTTCTGGGAGGCGCTGCAGCGCGCCGACGAGGCGCCGGGCCTGGCGACGCGCAGCCAGACGCAGATCGAAGCCTTCGTGACCATGGTCAACGACCTCCAGCAGATGGTGGCGGCCCGTGAGCGGCCCGACGTGATCCTGGAGACGGTGCTCGACCGTTCCGGGTACCTCGCCAGCCTCGAGGCCTCCGACGACATGCAGGACGAGGGCCGGCTGGAGACGCTCGGCGAGCTGGTCGCCGTGGCCCGCGAGTTCGCCGAGGACCCGGTCGCTGGTCCGTCGGCCGACCCTGCCGACGTGGACGCCGGCATCGTCGAGCCCGGTCTCGGTGACTTCCTGGAGCGGGTCGCGCTGGTCGCCGACGCCGACCAGATCCCCGACGCCCCCGAGGATGACCCGGACGCGCCTGAGGACAAGGGCGTGGTCACCTTGATGACGCTGCACACCGCCAAGGGCCTGGAGTTCCCGGTCGTTTTCCTGACGGGGCTGGAGGACGGCGTCTTCCCGCACTCACGGTCCCTCGGCGACCGTCCCGAGCTCGAGGAGGAGCGCCGGCTGGCCTACGTCGGCATCACCCGCGCTCGCCAGCGTCTCTACGTCTCCCGCGCGGTCGTTCGTTCGGCCTTCGGCGCACCCGCGCACAACCCGGCCTCCCGGTTCCTCGCCGAGCTGCCGATCGACCTCGTCGACTGGCGGCGTACCGAAGCCCAGCAGACGCAGTGGTCGCGGCCGACGTACGCCTCCAGCGGTCGCGAGTACGCCGGCGCCGGTTACAGCTCCAGCAGCACTCCGCTCGGCCAGCCCACCGCGGCCGGCCGGCGCAACTTCAGTTCGGCCGCAGCCCGTGCGGATGCGGCCGCCAAGTCACGGCCCGCGCGAGCGATCCCCGTGCTGGCGCCGGGCGACAAGGTCACCCACGACTCGTTCGGTCTCGGCACCGTCGTGTCCGTCGAAGGAGCGGGCGACAAGTCCGTCGCTTCGATCGACTTCGGATCCGACGGCGTCAAGCGCCTGCTGCTGCGCTACGCACCGGTCGACAAGCTGTAG